A genomic segment from Colletotrichum higginsianum IMI 349063 chromosome 5, whole genome shotgun sequence encodes:
- a CDS encoding Beta-1,3-glucan-binding protein, with product MDQDQYGQGYYSRPVAGMPSTATTASATPNRPGTPNTENSRNPFGDGIESQASQRGPVGTNPFGTPAVSRPASSFGSSSAIGARFDERSQRYFHSRRIRKEDVEKPWLDKSDPKEKWVTIIPIVGIFIGLAVSGFLVWDGIRSVVKHKYCPVLMEDFASGSLDSNVWTKEVEVGGFGNGEFQMTTADDENVFIKDGNLFIRPTLTDSALIEKDTVIDLLKDGTCTSDQPSSCIAATNTTAGNSSIVPPTRSGRINTKKGATIKYGRVEVVAKLPKGDWLWPAIWMMPVDSTYGPWPLSGEIDILESRGNNWTYSQGGNNIASSALHWGPDQANDAWWRTNNKRQALHTTYADGFNTFGLEWSQKYIFTYINSRLLQVLYTNFEEPMWQRGDFPQTNSNGSRLEDVWSQTGRANTPFDQRFYLIINVAVGGTNGWFEDGKSGKPWVGTSPNAKKDFWQARDQWLPTWTSPELTVSKVSMWQQCDGNEEL from the exons ATGGACCAGGACCAATACGGCCAGGGCTACTACTCCCGCCCTGTAGCCGGAATGCCCTCGACAGCTaccacggcctcggccacccCTAATCGCCCCGGCACTCCCAACACAGAAAATAGCCGCAACCCctttggcgacggcatcgagtCACAGGCTTCTCAGAGGGGCCCCGTCGGCACGAATCCATTCGGCACCCCCGCCGTCTCCCGTCCTGCCTCGAGCTTCGGCTCGTCCAGCGCCATCGGCGCCCGTTTTGATGAACGCTCTCAGCGCTACTTCCACTCGAGGCGCATTCGCAAGGAAGACGTCGAGAAGCCTTGGTTGGACAAGTCCGACCCCAAGGAGAAATGGGTCACCATCATCcccatcgtcggcatcttCATTGGCCTCGCCGTCTCGGGTTTCCTCGTCTGGGACGGTATCCGCAGCGTCGTCAAGCACAAGTACTGCCCCGTGCTCATGGAGGACTTTGCCTCGGGCAGCCTGGACTCCAACGTCTGGACTaaggaggtcgaggtcggcggcttcgg CAATGGCGAGTTTCAGATGACtaccgccgacgacgagaacgtCTTCATCAAGGACGGCAACCTCTTCATTCGTCCCACTCTCACAGACTCGGCCCTCATTGAGAAGGACACCGTCATTGACCTGCTCAAAGATGGCACTTGCACCTCTGACCAGCCCTCGTCTTGCATCGCTGCCACCAACACCACGGCCGGCAACTCGTCCATTGTGCCACCCACCAGGTCCGGTCGCATAAACACTAAGAAGGGTGCAACCATCAAGTACGGTcgcgtcgaggtcgtcgccaAGCTGCCCAAGGGCGACTGGCTCTGGCCCGCCATCTGGATGATGCCCGTCGATAGCACCTACGGACCTTGGCCGCTGTCTGGCGAGATTGACATTCTCGAGTCCCGCGGCAACAACTGGACCTACAGCCAGGGAGGCAACAACATCGCCTCGTCCGCTCTCCACTGGGGCCCCGACCAGGCAAACGACGCCTGGTGGCGCACCAACAACAAGCGTCAGGCCCTGCACACAACGTACGCCGACGGTTTTAACACTTTCGGTCTCGAATGGTCCCAGAAGTACATCTTCACCTATATCAACAGCCGGCTGCTCCAGGTTCTCTACACAAACTTCGAGGAGCCCATGTGGCAGCGCGGCGACTTCCCCCAGACCAACTCCAACGGCTCCCGTCTCGAGGACGTCTGGAGCCAGACGGGCCGCGCCAACACGCCCTTTGACCAGCGTTTCTACCTCATCATCAATGTCGCTGTCGGAGGCACCAACGGCTGgttcgaggacggcaagtcGGGCAAGCCTTGGGTTGGCACCAGCCCCAACGCCAAGAAGGACTTTTGGCAGGCCCGCGACCAGTGGCTTCCCACGTGGACGTCTCCCGAGCTCACTGTCTCCAAGGTCTCCATGTGGCAGCAATGCGACGGCAACGAAGAGTTGTAA
- a CDS encoding Glycosyltransferase family 2 protein has translation MGIGGYFKSEKPEASGGGSPPQPSRSNTASMMEKGPSVRTSTNDMELQPPTPRYNSRPQSVSGRSTHSNGSSMFLDDIKHEVMVNYLYQQQCSHLWVSDGSGEIEGVLLRKARGQYMACPPQLGNSPFAEACAALNVQCSMTVNSRVIKTFLQWSPDAVDVPLMNGLRVQILPTIEDLPRARKHQFAAFIAAEGLLVVWDDDALHLVQRAKAIESELMELVWKAGADEDEGDEKKGPNVADYEIDEESGEIKPEKRPVHLLNTYLVSITLVLVVVSLGAAWRQLAIEVSVDGEYLRLALVALFPLQIFFTLFFAQVIVGCLAQIFGPIRQLTINSKFYSARPPPRLQSAVLPHVTVQCPVYKEGLAGVIVPTVKSIKQAMSTYELQGGSANMFMNDDGLQLISEEERRARIEFYADNSIGWVARPKHGENGFTRKGKFKKASNMNFGLMISLKVEEKLQAISRPVEWTQHDEAQAYEHALKEVLEEDGRAWADGNIRVGDYILIIDSDTQVPADCFLDAVSEMEQSPDVGIMQFSSGVMQVVHTYFENGITFFTNLIYSAIRYTVSNGDVAPFVGHNAILRWSAIQQVGYFDEDGYEKFWSESHVSEDFDMSLRLQCNGYIIRLAAWAGEGFKEGVSLTVYDELARWEKYAYGCNELLFHPIRTWLWRGPFTPLFRKFLFSNIRFTSKITVVSYIGTYYAIGAAWIMTSVNYFLMGWYNGYLDKYYVDSWQVWFSIIIVFNGLGNVALAIMRYRVGEKSLLWAFFENIKWTFLLAIFLGGLSLHVSQALLAHMFEIDMSWGSTSKEAEFSNFFIEVPKVLKKFKFSMIFSCVFIAGMIILAVAPFIPHDWRITDFVAILPMATVSASHLLLPIALNPALMTFSW, from the exons ATGGGCATCGGTGGCTACTTCAAGTCCGAGAAGCCTGAAGCCTCTGGCGGTGGCAGTCCGCCCCAGCCCAGTCGCTCAAACACGGCCTCTATGATGGAGAAAGGTCCATCCGTCAGGACGAGCACCAACGACATGGAGCTTCAACCGCCCACACCTCGCTACAACTCCAGGCCCCAGTCCGTTTCCGGCCGTTCGACGCATTCCAATGGCAGCTCCATGTTCCTAGACGACATCAAGCACGAGGTCATGGTCAACTACCTCTATCAGCAACAGTGCTCTCATCTCTGGGTCAGTGACGGATCTGGCGAGATTGAAGGTGTGCTTCTTCGTAAGGCCAGAGGCCAGTACATGGCATGCCCGCCACAGCTTGGCAACTCCCCGTTCGCTGAGGCCTGCGCCGCCCTCAATGTCCAGTGCTCCATGACGGTCAACTCTCGTGTTATCAAGACGTTTCTCCAATGGTCTCCGGACGCCGTTGACGTCCCTTTGATGAACGGTCTCAGGGTACAGATCCTGCCCACCATCGAGGATCTCCCCAGAGCGAGAAAGCACCAGTTCGCGGCTTTCATTGCTGCCGAAGGGCTTCTGGTGGTCTGGGACGACGATGCGCTGCATCTCGTCCAGAGAGCCAAGGCTATCGAGTCGGAGCTCATGGAACTAGTCTGGaaagccggcgccgatgaagacgagggcgacgagaagaagggccCCAACGTTGCCGATTACGAgatcgacgaggagagcggCGAGATCAAGCCCGAGAAACGGCCCGTCCACCTTCTCAACACCTACTTGGTGTCCATTACCCtcgtactcgtcgtcgtctcgctcggcgccgcctgGAGACAACTCGCCATTGAGGTGTCTGTTGACGGAGAGTACCTGCGTCTGGCTCTCGTTGCCCTCTTCCCGCTGCAGATCTTCTTCACACTGTTCTTCGCCCAGGTCATTGTTGGTTGTTTGGCCCAGATCTTCGGGCCCATTCGCCAACTGACCATCAACTCCAAGTTCTACTCGGCCCGTCCTCCCCCCAGACTGCAGAGCGCGGTCCTCCCCCACGTCACCGTCCAGTGCCCCGTATACAAAGAGGGTCTCGCCGGTGTCATCGTCCCTACGGTCAAGTCCATCAAGCAGGCCATGTCCACCTACGAACTCCAAGGTGGCTCCGCCAACATGTTCATGAACGACGACGGTCTCCAGTTGATCTCTGAGGAGGAGCGCCGCGCGCGCATCGAGTTCTACGCCGACAACAGCATCGGCTGGGTCGCCCGTCCCAAACACGGCGAGAACGGCTTCACCCGCAAGGGCAAGTTCAAGAAGGCGTCCAACATGAACTTTGGCTTGATGATCTCCCTCAAGGTCGAAGAGAAGCTCCAGGCCATATCTCGCCCCGTCGAATGGACCCAGCACGACGAAGCCCAGGCCTATGAGCATGCCCTCAAGGAGGTtctcgaggaagacggccgtGCCTGGGCTGACGGTAACATTCGTGTCGGTGACTACATTCTCATCATCGATTCCGACACTCAAGTCCCCGCCGACTGCTTCCTGGACGCTGTTTCTGAAATGGAGCAGTCTCCCGATGTTGGTATTATGCAGTTCTCCTCCGGCGTCATGCAGGTCGTCCATACCTATTTCGAGAACGGCATTACCTTCTTCACCAACCTCATCTACAGCGCCATCCGCTACACCGTCTCCAATGGTGATGTCGCTCCCTTTGTCGGCCACAACGCCATCCTCCGCTGGAGCGCCATTCAGCAGGTCGGCTATTTTGACGAGGACGGCTACGAGAAGTTCTGGTCCGAGTCGCACGTCTCCGAGGACTTCGATATGTCGCTTCGTCTCCAGTGCAATGGCTACATCATCCGCTTAGCTGCCTGGGCCGGCGAGGGTTTCAAGGAGGGCGTGTCTCTTACCGTGTACGACGAGCTTGCGCGTTGGGAAAAGTACGCATATGGCTGCAACGAGCTTCTCTTCCACCCCATCCGCACCTGGCTCTGGAGAGGTCCCTTCACTCCGCTGTTTCGCAAGTTTCTTTTCAGCAATATCCGCTTCACCTCCAAGATCACTGTCGTGTCGTACATTGGCACCTACTATGCCATTGGCGCCGCCTGGATCATGACGTCGGTCAACTACTTCCTCATGGGCTGGTACAACGGGTACCTCGACAAGTACTACGTCGACTCGTGGCAGGTCTGGttctccatcatcatcgtcttcaacggCCTCGGCAACGTCGCTCTGGCCATCATGCGCTACCGCGTTGGTGAGAAGAGCCTGCTCTGGGCCTTTTTCGAGAACATCAAGTGGACtttcctcctcgccatcttcCTTGGTGGTCTGAGTCTGCACGTAAGCCAGGCTCTCCTGGCTCATATGTTCGAGATCGACATGTCGTGGGGTTCGACATCCAAGGAAGCCGAGTTTTCCAACTTCTTCATTGAGGTGCCCAAGGTTTTGAAAAAG TTCAAATTCTCCATGATCTTCTCCTGCGTCTTCATCGCCGGTATGATCATTCTGGCCGTTGCGCCATTCATCCCCCACGATTGGCGGATTACCGACTTCGTCGCCATCCTGCCTATGGCTACCGTCTCGGCCAGCCACTTGCTTCTGCCCATCGCACTCAACCCGGCGCTCATGACCTTCTCGTGGTAA
- a CDS encoding ABC transporter, whose amino-acid sequence MPHPVTPPLSQQEQQATMTVVAKGDAPPPPSQEEVSAFLTSIFTATTSAASVDAAYGLCEVLNNTVGFAGLHQYGILAEVKKAAANKKSPQLRESAQNLLGALFERMPPKSPLSEVVFLLQDGGVVPCALDALADKGSVVRESAQYALDALFNNLSPEALVVGLLPVLHTYLIKKTGKWQGTAAALLLLQKIADKAKQTVGSTQEQAEEQDVLRETMGTKLAGLIPLVEGGMHDLKSEVEKQAVQTMTALTGIMSNDDVAPRIPLLIDTMHHPSTETLRKAIHALSMTTFVAIVTSPVLALLTPLLERSLNTPTTAQEVLRQTVVVVENLTKLVHDPIEARTFLPKLQPGVKGVYDRASLPEVRELAKRALDVIEKAMGDDKDLIERVSGDDVAKVLEAEIKKNGGLANADAFKLARPYICDQVAEDVNHRFVRRISARISPYLQALLNNPAATTAVAEGVQKHYVEEDERKYGVPEKEDDGETEIVNAHFSLAYGGMLLLSHTNLRLLKGHRYGLCGRNGAGKSTLMRSIANGKLEGFPPQDVLRTIYVEHNQGEDADISILDFVLKDSEIEARGRDKVIEVLAEFGFTDGPDGRQSHKVGSLSGGWKMKLALARAMLKGADVLLLDEPTNHLDVANIAWLETYLKTHPDITSLIVSHDSGFLDNVTTDIYHYEPNKKLACYKGNLANFVKLRPEAKSYYTLSASQVQFKFPPPGILTGVKSLTRAIIRMTGVSYQYPKAPKPSLSEVTCQLTLSSRVAIIGPNGAGKSTLIKILTGEVIPTTGKVEKHPNLRIGYIKQHALEHVEMHLEKTPNQYLQWRYANGDDREVHMKQTRMLSEKDREQMDKLIDLKDGKSARQIETIVGRQKYKKTFQYEVKWRGYLPKYNTQVSRETMIEWGFSKLIQEFDDHEASREGLGYRELQPTVISKHFEDLGLDPEIANHNEIGSLSGGQKVKVVIAGAMWNNPHLLVLDEPTNFLDRDSLGGLAVAIREFKGGVILISHNEEFVGALCSEQWHVNDGRVALRGNAAINLGSFEDSSAPGSAIASTVASSVANSAVNSAVNSGAEDNSEMKFRARKKKKKTKKELKEQEVRRRLRHIEWLNSPKGTPHPADTDDEE is encoded by the exons ATGCCTCACCCTGTAACCCCGCCCTTATCGCAGCAAGAACAGCAAGCGACGATGACCGTCGTGGCCAAGGGCgatgcccctcccccaccaTCCCAAGAGGAAGTTTCCGCCTTCCTGACCTCCATCTTCACAGccaccacctccgccgcTTCGGTCGATGCCGCATACGGTCTTTGCGAAGTCTTGAACAACACGGTCGGGTTCGCTGGCCTGCACCAATATGGaatcctcgccgaggtcaagaaggccgccgccaacaagaAGTCCCCGCAGCTGCGCGAGTCTGCTCAGAACCTGCTCGGTGCCCTCTTTGAGCGCATGCCCCCCAAGTCGCCCTTGAGCGAGGTCGTCTTCCTGCTCcaggatggcggcgtggTCCCCTGTGctctcgacgccctcgccgacaaggGCTCCGTCGTTCGCGAGTCTGCCCAATATGCGCTGGACGCTCTCTTCAACAACCTGAGCCCCGAggctctcgtcgtcggcctcctccccgtCCTTCATACCTACCTCATCAAGAAGACCGGAAAGTGGCAGGGAACTGCTGCCGCTCTCCTTCTGCTGCAGAAGATtgccgacaaggccaagcagACCGTCGGCTCCACCcaggagcaggccgaggagcaggaTGTTCTTCGCGAGACCATGGGCACCAAGCTCGCCGGTCTCATccccctcgtcgagggcggtaTGCACGACCTCAAgtccgaggtcgagaagcaggCTGTCCAGACCATGACCGCCCTCACCGGCATCATGTccaacgacgacgtcgcTCCTCGCATCCCCCTCCTTATCGACACCATGCACCACCCCTCCACCGAGACCCTGCGCAAGGCTATCCACGCCCTGTCCATGACCACCTTTGTCGCCATCGTCACCTCTCCCGTCCTCGCTCTCCTGACTCCCCTGCTGGAGCGTTCCCTCAACACCCCGACCACCGCCCAGGAGGTCCTTCGCCAgaccgttgtcgtcgtcgagaactTGACCAAGCTGGTTCACGACCCTATCGAGGCCAGAACCTTCCTACCCAAGCTGCAGCCTGGTGTCAAGGGCGTCTACGACCGCGCCTCCCTTCCCGAGGTCAGAGAGTTGGCCAAGAGAGCGCTGGACGTCATCGAGAAAGCGATGGGCGACGACAAGGATCTCATCGAGCGTGTCTCTGGCGACGATGTTgccaaggtcctcgaggccgagatcaagAAGAACGGCGGCCTGGCAAACGCCGACGCCTTCAAGCTGGCCCGCCCCTACATCTGCGACCaagtcgccgaggacgtcaaCCACCGTTTTGTCCGTCGCATCTCTGCCAGAATCTCCCCTTACCTGCAAGCTCTCCTGAACaaccccgccgccaccactgccgtcgccgagggtgTACAGAAGCACTACGTTGAGGAGGATGAGCGCAAGTACGGTGTCCctgagaaggaggacgatgGTGAGACAGAGATTGTCAATGCTCACTTCTCCCTGGCCTACGGCGGtatgctgctgctgtcccaCACCAACCTGAGACTCCTCAAGGGTCACCGTTACGGCCTCTGCGGTCGAAACGGTGCCGGCAAGTCTACGCTCATGCGCAGTATTGCCAACGGCAAGCTGGAGGGCTTCCCCCCTCAGGACGTCCTCCGCACCATCTACGTCGAGCACAACCAGGGTGAGGATGCCGACATCAGCATTCTCGACTTCGTCCTGAAGGACTCTGAGATTGAAGCGCGTGGTCGCGACAAGGTCATCGAGGTTCTCGCCGAGTTCGGTTTCACCGACGGCCCTGACGGGCGCCAGTCCCACAAGGTCGGCTCTCTGTCCGGTGGATGGAAGATGAAGTTGGCGTTGGCTCGTGCCATgctcaagggcgccgacgtcctgctgctcgacgaaCCTACCAACCACTTGGACGTTGCCAACATTGCCTGGCTCGAGACCTACCTCAAGACCCACCCCGACATCACCAGTTTGATCGTTTCCCACGACTCCGGTTTCCTCGACAACGTCACCACCGACATCTACCACTACGAGCCCAACAAGAAGCTGGCGTGCTACAAGGGCAACCTGGCCAACTTCGTTAAGCTCCGCCCCGAAGCCAAGAGCTACTACACGCTCTCTGCCTCCCAGGTCCAGTTCAAGTTCCCGCCCCCCGGTATCTTGACCGGTGTCAAGTCCCTGACCcgcgccatcatccgcatgaCCGGCGTCTCCTATCAGTACCCCAAGGCCCCCAAGCCTTCCCTGAGCGAAGTCACTTGCCAGCTTACTCTGTCGTCCAGAGTGGCCATCATCGGTCCTAACGGTGCTGGCAAGTCTACCCTCATCAAGATTCTCACTGGCGAGGTAATTCCCACCACCGGCAAGGTAGAGAAGCACCCCAACCTGCGTATCGGGTACATCAAGCAGCACGCTCTCGAGCACGTCGAGATGCATCTCGAGAAGACGCCCAACCAGTATCTGCAGTGGCGTTACGCCAACGGTGACGATCGCGAGGTCCACATGAAGCAGACCCGCATGCTGTCGGAGAAGGACCGCGAGCAAATGGACAAGCTCATCGAtctcaaggacggcaagtCCGCCCGCCAGATCGAGACCATTGTCGGTCGTCAGAAGTACAAGAAGACCTTTCAATACGAAGT CAAATGGCGCGGCTACCTGCCCAAGTACAACACTCAGGTCTCCCGCGAGACCATGATTGAGTGGGGCTTCTCCAAGCTCATCCAGGAGTTCGATGACCACGAGGCTTCTCGCGAGGGTCTCGGTTACCGCGAGCTCCAGCCCACCGTCATCTCCAAGCACTTTGAGGATCTGGGCCTGGACCCCGAGATCGCCAACCACAACGAGATCGGCTCGCTGTCCGGTGGCCAGAAGGTTAaggtcgtcatcgccggTGCCATGTGGAACAACCCCCATTTGCTGGTGCTCGACGAGCCGACCAACTTCTTGGACCGTGACTCCCTCGGCGGTCTTGCCGTCGCCATCCGCGAGTTCAAGGGTGGTGTCATCCTCATTTCTCATAACGAGGAATTCGTCGGCGCCCTGTGCTCCGAGCAGTGGCACGTCAAcgacggccgcgtcgccCTCCGCGGCAACGCGGCCATCAACCTCGGCTCGTTCGAGGACAGCAGCGCGCCTGGCAGCGCCATCGCCTCGACGGTCGCGTCAAGCGTTGCCAACAGTGCTGTCAACAGCGCCGTCAACTCGGGCGCTGAGGACAACTCGGAGATGAAGTTCCGCGcccgcaagaagaagaagaagaccaagaaggagctcaaggagcaggaggtccgtcgtcgtctccgccaCATTGAGTGGCTCAACAGCCCCAAGGGAACCCCGCACCCTGccgacacggacgacgaggagtaA
- a CDS encoding Beta-glucosidase, with translation MDPSKEGLLGDKSRRSYDRDTEDGSDIDATDYLPREDQKEESSFPKPAFLSTRPTGCFAVLKRLFQGRSRLCLFVVALAFIMWIVISVGGAVMYKKFKGAPPTGLSPPWYPTPKGGISKNWAESYRKAGEMVSKMTLPEKVNITTGTGWMMGLAVGTTGPAVHVGFPQLQLQDGPLGIRFADNATAFPAGVTVGATWNKELMYERGKAHGQEARGKGINVLLGPCVGPLGRLPAGGRNWEGFGADPYLQGIAAAETIKGIQEQGVMATIKHFVANEQEHFRQSWEWGLPNAISSNIDDRAMHELYAWPFLDAVKAGVASVMCSYNQVNNSYACDNSKLLNGILKDEMGFQGFVMSDWLAQRSGVGSALAGLDMTMPGDGLFWADGKSLWGPELTKAVLNGSVPVDRLDDMAVRIVASWYQLGQDDKKLFPDELPNFSSWTDDKMGTLAPGSKTPQPQLEVNKYVNVQSNHSDVARRVAAEGTVLLKNDNVLPISREGFVDAKRKRHEGKLKIGIFGEDAGPGNGPNYCKDRGCNQGTLGSGWGSGAVEFPYLVPPVEALKKGFKSDKVELSEFLTNSPPFKKDPSILHDQDVCFVFANADSGEGFVSWGGNSGDRKDLKLQNGGDDLILRVADNCGKGDGNSVGGDTVVVIHSVGPVEMERWIEHPGVKAVLYANLPGQESGNALADVIFGDVNPSGKLPYTIPKSLKDFGPGGQILYLPNGVVPQQDFSEGLYIDYRYFDKKKIEPRFEFGFGLSYTTFDFSNVVVEGVKPKSVLPAARPSPGAEPPKFSDKIPDKKEALFPDGFRKLDKYVYPYLNTVDDISTEPYPYPEGYDVKQPLSEAGGEEGGNPDLWETYVTVKADVTNTGAVAGKVVPQLYLSYPKNVHGVDFPVKVLRGFDKFNLEKGEKKTVTFNLTRRDLSYWDVHHQNWVMVTSGEYSFLVGESSRQLSKVGSW, from the coding sequence ATGGACCCCAGCAAAGAGGGTCTCTTGGGCGACAAGTCCCGCCGCTCTTATGATCGCGATACCGAAGACGGCTCCGACATCGATGCCACCGATTACCTCCCACGAGAGGACCAGAAGGAGGAATCGTCCTTCCCGAAACCCGCCTTCCTCTCCACTAGGCCTACCGGCTGCTTCGCAGTGCTCAAGAGACTGTTCCAAGGACGTTCACGACTATGTCtgttcgtcgtcgctctTGCTTTCATCATGTGGATCGTCATCAGCGTTGGAGGAGCTGTTATGTATAAGAAGTTCAAAGGCGCGCCGCCCACCGGCCTGTCACCGCCGTGGTACCCGACCCCGAAAGGTGGCATATCCAAGAACTGGGCCGAGAGCTACAGGAAAGCCGGCGAGATGGTTTCCAAGATGACGCTGCCGGAGAAGGTCAACATCACCACTGGAACTGGCTGGATGATGGGTCTTGCTGTCGGCACGACTGGCCCCGCCGTTCATGTCGGCTTCCCCCAACTTCAATTGCAGGACGGGCCGCTGGGCATCCGATTCGCCGACAATGCGACTGCATTTCCCGCCGGCGTTACCGTCGGCGCCACCTGGAATAAGGAGTTGATGTATGAGCGAGGAAAGGCACACGGACAAGAAGCCCGGGGCAAGGGGATAAATGTCCTGCTGGGACCATGCGTCGGCCCTCTGGGGCGCTTGCCAGCTGGCGGCCGCAACTGGGAGGGATTTGGCGCCGACCCTTACCTGCAGGGAatcgctgccgccgagaccATCAAGGGCATCCAAGAACAGGGTGTCATGGCGACCATTAAGCACTTTGTGGCAAACGAGCAAGAGCACTTCCGCCAGAGCTGGGAATGGGGCCTGCCCAATGCCATCTCCAGTAACATCGACGACCGAGCTATGCATGAGCTTTACGCCTGGCCGTTCCtggacgccgtcaaggccggcgtTGCGAGTGTCATGTGCTCGTACAACCAAGTCAACAACTCGTATGCATGCGACAACTCCAAGCTTCTTAACGGTATTTTGAAGGACGAGATGGGTTTTCAGGGCTTCGTCATGAGCGACTGGCTCGCACAGCGCTCGGGCGTCGGTAGCGCGCTGGCCGGATTGGACATGACGATGCCTGGCGATGGGCTTTTCTGGGCAGACGGCAAGTCTCTTTGGGGCCCTGAGCTCACCAAAGCTGTCCTGAACGGATCCGTTCCCGTCGACAGACTGGATGACATGGCCGTTCGCATCGTTGCCTCATGGTATCAGTTGGGACAGGACGACAAAAAGCTTTTCCCCGACGAGCTTCCCAACTTCTCCTCGTGGACCGACGACAAGATGGGGACTCTTGCTCCCGGCAGCAAAACCCCCCAGCCGCAGTTGGAGGTGAACAAGTACGTCAACGTGCAGAGCAACCACTCGGACGTCGCTCGCCGTGTTGCTGCCGAGGGCACGGTGCTGCTGAAGAACGACAACGTACTGCCCATCAGCAGAGAAGGCTTTGTCGACGCCAAACGCAAGCGCCATGAAGGGAAGCTGAAGATTGGTATCTTCGGCGAGGATGCCGGCCCCGGCAACGGACCCAACTACTGCAAGGATCGCGGCTGCAACCAAGGCACTTTGGGCTCCGGTTGGGGCAGTGGCGCGGTCGAATTCCCTTACCTGGTGCCGCCAGTGGAGGCTCTGAAGAAGGGCTTCAAGTCCGACAAGGTCGAACTGTCCGAGTTTCTCACCAACTCGCCTCCGTTCAAGAAGGACCCGTCCATCCTGCACGACCAGGATGTCTGCTTCGTGTTCGCCAACGCGGATTCTGGCGAGGGCTTCGTGTCCTGGGGCGGTAACAGCGGAGACCGTAAGGATCTCAAGTTACAAAATGGTGGAGACGACCTCATCCTCCGAGTCGCCGATAATTGCGGCAAGGGCGATGGAAACTCGGTGGGCGGCGATACTGTCGTGGTCATTCACTCTGTTGGACCTGTCGAGATGGAGCGTTGGATCGAGCACCCTGGCGTCAAAGCGGTCTTGTACGCCAATCTTCCTGGACAAGAGAGCGGAAACGCACTTGCGGATGTCATTTTTGGCGACGTCAATCCCAGCGGCAAGCTGCCGTACACGATTCCCAAGTCTTTGAAGGACTTCGGACCAGGCGGGCAGATTCTGTATCTCCCCAACGGTGTTGTGCCTCAGCAAGACTTTTCCGAAGGCTTGTACATCGACTATCGCTACttcgacaagaagaagattgAGCCTCGTTTTGAGTTTGGATTCGGCTTGTCGTACACGACGTTCGACTTTTCcaatgtcgtcgtcgagggtgtCAAGCCCAAGAGCGTACTGCCCGCGGCTCGCCCATCGCCCGGAGCCGAGCCGCCGAAATTCAGCGACAAGATCCccgacaagaaggaggccctGTTCCCCGATGGCTTCCGCAAACTCGACAAATACGTCTACCCCTACCTAAACACTGTTGACGACATCTCGACAGAGCCGTACCCCTACCCAGAAGGTTACGACGTGAAGCAGCCCTTATcggaagccggcggcgaggagggcgggaaCCCCGATCTCTGGGAGACGTACGTCACGGTCAAGGCGGATGTGACCAACAccggtgccgtcgccggcaaggtcgtccCCCAGCTGTACCTGTCCTACCCAAAGAACGTCCACGGCGTGGACTTCCCGGTCAAGGTGCTTCGCGGGTTCGACAAGTTCAACctggagaagggcgagaagaagacggtcACATTCAACCTGACACGTCGCGACCTGAGTTATTGGGACGTCCATCATCAAAATTGGGTCATGGTCACGTCCGGAGAGTACTCGTttctcgtcggcgagagcTCCCGGCAGTTGTCCAAGGTGGGTAGCTGGTAG